In Engraulis encrasicolus isolate BLACKSEA-1 unplaced genomic scaffold, IST_EnEncr_1.0 scaffold_35_np1212, whole genome shotgun sequence, the genomic stretch tgatctgcaaagaaaagtggacaaaaataatttcaaatatatccacaaacattgtcattaactgaaagaaacatctgacctctgaatgagaaaacaagggctttgccaccaagtattttgtcttctttgactagaggggtcaaatacttattttcctcaatggaatacaaatcaattacaatatattcttcaaagttattttctggattttcttttttatattctgtctcttcatattagaatacatcttatcattaatattatagaataatcatgtctttattagtggccaaaacaacaaaatcagcaagggatcaaatacttattctcctcactgtaaatAATTCAATAGATTCACCACAACTTTAAAGGATAAAATAGTTTTATTTATAGTTCCgtaataaaggtgtgtgtgtgtgtgtgtgtgtgtgttggcagtatGTACAACACTCCTGAATCAGACAGTTTATTTATTTTCGTACACAAATCATCATTTCTCCGTAAAATGAAATAcaggaaaacaaacagaaaaaataaGTCACCAAAGCGCCCCCCGGGAGCCATGACACCCGTCCCTCCCTGGAGACCCCGTGGTTGCTATGGAGACGTCTTGGTTACTATGGAGACAtgacatggaggaggaagagtatactgccgtacaatcttagaacgcagtaactctaaaaacggcaaactgagaaaaaaggcttcaaagttttccatatggcgcgacaactgtgttgtcggtaaattggtggtgacacttcctggtaatgcttttttaggatagaaatttaatgcacacaaaaaacccccccaaaaaacaacatttatgtgtccttttgccacaaaaaaccgacttactgcgttcttggctggtattactgccacaaaatggagttactgcaggagttactgcgttcttagcttgtattactgtctactcccaaaccagtcccattggaacgtgcagcagtaactcgccgatttactgcgtttttgtttaaccttttttgggtcatttttgcactttcaaaatgagttttctccaaaacgggacggtgttggaccaccatttttggacacaagacaattgaggtagtttagaaccgatttccgatataaattttttttcgaccattttgagttactgcgttctagtattgcacggcagtataggctTACTGTGTAAGTTTATCGCAAGTTGATATGAACCTCTGGCGTCGGACAAAATAAAAGGTTGCTATGGTTACTAAATGAACTGCTAGTGAGCTGTGACTGTGTGTTCAGCAGCTTGAGCTGCGTGCTGTGGAACATTCAATAtccaggagggaggagaggagagcaggccagATGGCCTCTAGAACAGGTGACATCACACCCTTCTAGAACACGCAAGATGTAGTCAACACAATCTGGAACAGGTGACATCACACCTTCTAGAACACGCAAGATGTAGTCACCACCCTCTACAACAGGCGAGATGGCCATCGTTACCCACACTACAACAGGTGACATCACACCTTCTAGAACAGGTGAGATGGCCTTCTAGAACTGGTAAGATGCCCATAGCCACCTTCTAGAACAGGTGAGATGGTCAGGTCACCGCTTCTAGAACAGCTGACATCACACCTTCTAGAACAGCATTAACTAGACGCCCACTGCTCACGGTTCCAGGACAACAACAGTCGGTCTGAATGCGGCTAAAGAGATGCTGACAGGATTCTGGAACCCCCAACAGGATTCTGGAGCTAAACAGGATACTGGAACCTTAAACGGTTCTAGAGTTTAACAGCGTTCTTAAGTGTTCCTCtcccagcggtgtgtgtgtgtgtgtgggtgtgtgtgtgtgtgtctcagtaccAATCTCCTCACTGTTCGTTTCCATGCGCTTGATTCTTTTGCACCAAATCCCAATTCAGGAAAACGgtaatttaaaacaaaaaaaacttcacaATTAAAAGTCTTGTTTCACCATCTATGTCTAATCAATATTCTTCAGGCAAACAGCAACTGGACTACGAGGACATTTTCAAAGAGGActcaaaatgcaaaaacaaagagaaaaaaaaaagaaattaaacagaggagaggagaggagaggggcaaacCTTTAGCGGTCTCTAGGCAGCAACACACAGCCCAAAGCAACTTCACattctgtatttttttattttttttttactttttttcttgaGTGGAAAAGTTCAAACATCTGACAGGAAAGCGGAAGGAAGGAAGGGTTAGGGTTCTACTGGGCTGCTATTGGCTGAGAAGAGATTCTACTGGGCTGCTATTGGCTGAGAAGAGATTCTACTGGGCCCTGATTGGTTGTGGCATCCGCATCCAACAAaggtggtgggggagaggggagagtaaaGCGAAGTGCGAataaagcggtgtgtgtgtgtgtgtgtgtgtgtgtgtgtgtgtgtgtgtgtgtgtgtgtgtgtgtgtgtgtgtgtccatccctcctcccttctgGTGTCTGCCAAGGTCTGGCTTGAGTCCGTTTGGGGTCCGGCTGGAGTCCGGCGCTGTGCGGAGCTGCCTCACTCTAGGAGTGGCTTGATTAGATTAGATAAGATTTGATTTGATGTGATTTGATTGGCTCAGAGAGTGCTGTACTCGTGACACGGGGCCTTTTGATTGGTTGAGAGAGTCTGGAGGACACGGGGCCTTTTGATTGGTTGAGAGAGTCTGGAGGAGATGTGACACGGGGGGTGGGAGGGTGCTCCAGACAACAGCTAAGCAACACCACAGACTGGCATCACAGACAGACCGGCATCACGCGCAGGCGTTTGTGTTTCACGCCAGACAGACTGGCATCACGTGCAGGCGTCTGGGTTTCATGCCAGACAGACTGGTGTCACGCAAAGGCCAAATTATTCCACATCGCATTGTGGTGCACCTTTGCTCTACCACGCCAGGAGAGCTGAGATGAGGGGGGCAGGGGTGTTGAGCTGTACAACGCCACAGAGAGGTCACAGGACAGgtgagatgggggggtggggggatatgtgtgtgtgtgtgtgtagctggcatctcctctgggtttcttgcgtgtgtgtgtgtggtgttgcgcgtgtgtgtgtgtgttgcgtgtggtgtggtgtatgtatatatacgtgtgtgttgtggtgtggtgtgcgtgtatatgtgtgtctggtgtgtgtgtgtgtgtgtgtgtgtgtgtgtgtgtgtgtgtgtgtgtgtgtgtgtgtgtgtgtctgttcctttAGCTGGCGTCCCCTCGGGGCTTCTTCctgttgggaggtgtgtgtgtgtgtgtgtgtgatgtggtgtgtgtgtgtatgtctggtatggtgtatatgtgtgtgtatgatgtggtgtgtgtgtgtatgtctggtatggtgtatatgtgtgtgtgtgtgtgtgtgtgtctggcgtgtgtgtgtgtgtgtgtatacgtgtgtggtgtgtttcgTCTAGCTGGCGTCCCCGCGGGGCTTCTTCCTGTTGGgaggctcctcctcttcctcttctgacTCTGAGCTGGAGTCCGACCCCCCGTCGAAGGCGGAGACCGCCCCTCCCTTCCGATTGGTGTAGAGCGAGCCCTCCGTCTTCCGGCTGGTGTACAGGGCGCCGTCCGCCGGCGAATAGGAGGGCTGGAACTGGGCGGAGCCTTTAGCCTTCTCCAGCGCACgcactggaaacacacacacacacacacacacacacacacacacacacacacacacacacacacacacacacacacacaaagaaacatgcGTACgtgttaatacacacacacacacgcagtatatATTGATCCCAATGGGGTAGGAATGGAGTGGGGCGATGTCATATTGAAGTCAATGGTGTTAGGGAAGGGGTGCCAGGCACCTGAAAAAGGcatctgctgaatgcctaaggccTCTTTACGAATGGAGAGAGACCTGAGACCATCCTCAGGAGTGGCAGTAAGAGTGGACACCATCCTCTGCTTTTTAATATCAAAaagtgttcttttctttgaaggcctcatttatttttcctctattcGTTTGAGTTAGCAGGGAAAAAATGAgtccttcaaagaaaagaacacggtcaaatatggcagagtttccctgatcttttgaggttgctttgctgcctctggcactggactgcttgaccgtgtgcatggaattatgaagtctgaagactatcaacaaattttgcagcataatgtaggactccaccctgaatcccatagaaaacctatggagacaTCTCAAAACGGCGGTGTGAAgaacgcacccttcaaatcacctcaaggatggtgtaaaattccagcagagcttCGTAGGAAAcgcattgatggttatcagaagtggttgtccacaattattttgtctaaaggctgtgctaccaagtattagactgagggtgtcaatacttctgtccggcccatttttgtcTTGTataaaatggtcattcatttgacattttttcattctcttttgtgttttttcattgcaaacaaatgaagatattaataacaaagcatttgcaattgcaatcattttctggaagaaattgagtattatctgacagaattgaaggggtgccaatacttttggccagcactgtatcagagtccaaaaaggagaaattctttgggcgtgtgtaactgttgcatctttgaccgagacagcaactCTTTGTGATGTAtaaagagccacggtatccaaggtaatgtctgcataccaccaagagggatgaaccacatccaacaggatgaactgtggacgcaagaggaaaccacatccaacaggatgaactgtggacgcaagaggaaaccacatccaacaggatgaactgtggacgcaagaggaagccaTCTGAAAGGGATGTATCCAAAAAACCAAACCATTTGCATTCAAACGGCCTCATCTTGCATTTGAAcgtattcattcagctctaatataTCAACATGttcaaaaaaaaacctcaaattcTGCCGCTTCAGGTCGTTGATgtcctgctggtgtgtgtgtgtgtgtgtgtgtgtgtgcgtgtgtgtgcgcgtgtgctacCTTGTTGCTCCAATAGGGCGTTCTGGCGTTTGAGGTCGTCGATgtcctgctggtgtgtgtggtttttccTCCGCATGTATTGTATATACTCCGTAGCCTTGTCCAGGATCTGTGCTCGAGACGCCTGCTTCACAGAGTGCTGAAAGAGGAAAGACAGATTTAgtttaaattaataataataaaagtaataTAAAATAATGAATATAAGGTATTCAAGTTGCCTTGTCCACGATCTGGG encodes the following:
- the LOC134443713 gene encoding protein max-like isoform X1, producing the protein MMSDNDDIEVDSDEDSSRYHNVADKRAHHNALERKRRDHIKDSFHSLRDSVPALQGEKHSVKQASRAAQIVDKHSVKQASRAQILDKATEYIQYMRRKNHTHQQDIDDLKRQNALLEQQVRALEKAKGSAQFQPSYSPADGALYTSRKTEGSLYTNRKGGAVSAFDGGSDSSSESEEEEEEPPNRKKPRGDAS
- the LOC134443713 gene encoding protein max-like isoform X2 gives rise to the protein MMSDNDDIEVDSDEDSSRYHNVADKRAHHNALERKRRDHIKDSFHSLRDSVPALQGEKHSVKQASRAQILDKATEYIQYMRRKNHTHQQDIDDLKRQNALLEQQVRALEKAKGSAQFQPSYSPADGALYTSRKTEGSLYTNRKGGAVSAFDGGSDSSSESEEEEEEPPNRKKPRGDAS